The sequence below is a genomic window from Sphingobium sp. KCTC 72723.
AGATCGGCCGCATCGAGGCCGACCATCTGAATCTGGCCGAGGGCTTTGAAGATGCCGAGTCCGTCATACGCATGTTCGGTTTGACGGGATGCTGGTCTGCGAACGGCATCGAGCAATATGCCCACCTCGTAATCCCCGATCATGTCCGCACGATCACAGTCTATTCCCAGCACGGATCAGCCGCGACCCGTGGCCTCGCCAAAGGCGAGGCAAACCTGACCGCAAACGGGCGCCGTCTATCCGTCGAATTGCCGCCTATCGGCGGCGATTGGAATGACGCATGGCGAGCCGCCGCGTGAAAGCTCAGATAGGTATTTTGCTCGCAGGAGCCGTCATTCTTGGCGCGGTTTTCGTGCAATCTCACCCTGATTTTGTCGCGCATCCTCCCCATAGCTCGCGCGAGGCCTGCGGCCAGTTCTTCGATCCGGCGAATTGTCAGGCAGCGGCGACCTTCGCCGCAATCAATGCAAAACAGCCGATCCGCCAGATCGTCTTGCCCTCGATCCCCGACCCAGCTCGCACACCTGGCGCGATCAATCCCGTGATCACCCAAGACAATATCGCCGCTACCATCTGCAAAGGCGAGTACCAGGCCGAAAAGTCGCCGCCGCCTTCGTGGAAGGCCGCGGCGACCCGCCGCCTTGTTGAAAGTCTCTATCCCGGCGAAAATCCCGACGATTTTTCACTCGACTATCTGGTGCCAATCTCTCTTGGCGGGGCGGTGGCCGATCCGCGAAATCTATGGTTGCAGACGTGGACCGGGCCTGACCGCGAGCTGAAAGACCATCTCGAAATGCTTCTGACGAAGATGGTCTGCAACCGCCAGATTGCGCTTTCGGTCGCGCAGCAGCGGATCGCTGGCGATTGGCGCGACACGTATCAGCGCGCGATGACGCCGAAAAATCTCGCTCAGTATCAAATGCCTTTGAAATGGGCCGTGTCGCCCGAGCAGTTTCCCCCGTTCACGTCCCCTAATGTCGGCCAGATCGAGGGGCAACGTGCCCAGGTCGAAGGGGAACCGCTGATCTTGCAAGCCGAGCTGGTTGACCCGAAGCCATACGAGGTGCCGTCGATCCCGACCGAGCCACTTTACCCGCAACAGTAGGAGTGCTGGAAATGCCAAGAAATATCGCTGAATTTCGTATTATTGGACAGGTTGGCGGCGTTGATGAGAAGGAAAAGGTCACGTTCGTCAATATTGCATCGAATTATAATCGGCAGGTTGACGGTGAATGGCAGGAAGAGGTTCATTGGAACCGGGTGACTTGCTTTGGAAAGTGCGCTGAATATGCCCAAAACTCCGCAAAAGGTGACATGGTTCATGTAACGGGACGGGTAAAGCAGACCTCATATGATCGTGATGGACAGACAATTTATAACACTGATCTAGTTGCTGATTCATATTCCATTCTTGTTCGGAAAGATGCCGGGTAACATGGAGCTGGGGGCGGCCTTCGGCACGGCTCTATCTCCGCTCCGCTCCGACCGAACCCGCAAGCGGTTTCGTCCCATTCGGGTGACGATCCTCGCCTTGAAATCGCCGCAGGATCTCGAACGAGATTCTTGCGGTGTTTTTGTATCTGGCACGCCGGAACACCGGCGCGATCGAACAGGAGGCGGCAATGCCGCCGCGTCACTGATCCAGTTTCGGGGCCTGTTCCGGCCCCCTGGCGCAAGGGCTAGACCGTCTCGGCCGCTGCGCGACCTCCCTTGGCGATCAGGGCGGTATCCCCATCCTTCCCTCGCTGCGCTCTGTGCAGGACGGGCGATCCCCCTCCGCCCTGATCGGCCCTCACTGCGCCATTCCCCGACCCACTTCGCCAGCGGGCAGAAGTCGATGGACGCCATCGCCTTCGGCTCCATTTTAGGAAGGGAACAGCACATGCCACGGAACACCAGCAAGACCCGCAAGACCACCGCTGCGCGCGTCGACGTTTACGAGGAAGTCACCAACCAGATTGTTGCGCTGCTAGAGGCAGGCACCCGCCCATGGTCCCCACGCTGGGCATCGGGCGCGGCATCGCTTCCGCTTCGCCATGAGGGCACCGCCTATCGCGGCATCAATATCCTGCTGTTGTGGTCCGCCGCCATGGCGCACGGCTACACCAACCCGCATTGGATGACCTACCGGCAGGCGCACGAGCTGGGCGGACAGGTCAGGAAGGGCGAGAAGGGCAATCTTGTTGTTCATGCCGGAACCTTCACCCCGAAGGACGGCGAGACAGGCGAGCCGATCACCGACAGCGAGGGCGAGGAAACGAGCCGCGCGTATCTGAAACGCTATGTCGTATTCAATGTCGAGCAGATCGACGGCTTGGACATGAGCAAATTCCCCGCCCCGCTTGTCGAGATCAAGAACCGCGACGAGCGCGACCCCGAGCTTGATGCGGCCTTTGCCCGCTACCCGGTCCCCTATCGTGAGGGCGGCAACAGCGCTTATTATCACCCCGTCGCGGACAGCATCGCCATGCCTGCCTTTGGCGACTTTGTGAGCGGCAACGCCTTCTATGCGACCCTCGCGCATGAGGCCATCCACTCCACCGGTCACACGTCGCGGCTCAATCGCGAAACGCTCTACGAATACGGTAAGAGCAGGGAAATTCGCGCTGCCGAGGAACTGATTGCAGAGATCGGCGCGGCCATGCTTTGCGCTCAGCTTGGCATGGAGCCGACCGAGCGCGAGGATCATGCGGCCTATCTGGCCTCGTGGTTGACCGCCCTTCGCAATGACAAGCGCGCGATCTTCCGCGCTGCGACCGCCGCACAGACAGGGAGCGAATTGATCCTGTTCCACATGGCAGTGCCCGCAATGTCTCGCGCTGCCTAATCCCGGCGAGGGCGGCCACCAGCGCCGCCCCGCCCCCGCTATTCCGAAGGATTGACCCATGCCCAAGACACTCCCCATGGTCGAACTTAGCTGGCGCGATGAGAATTACGGTTCCGTTTGCGCTGTCGCCGCCTTCCGCAACTATGCTGGCAGCGTGGATTGGAGCGAGCGCACCCACCAGCGTTTTAGAGGATGCGTGAAGCGCGCCGGTTTCGAGTTTCACTATGGTCGATGCAGCTACATCGCCACGCGCAGGACGAGCGAGGAGTGCCAATGGGCCATTTGCGAGGAACTTGACGGCGCCGGTTTCCAGATCAAGCGGGGCGACGTTCGCACGCCCGAGCCGCAGCTATGAGCGACGCCCCGCCCGTTCAGAGCCTCACCGCTTTTGCGAAGGAGTGGGGCTTGGTGACGATGGCCGAGGCGCGCGGCCATATTCATGCGGGCTTGCGCTGCGCGCCGCCCACCAAGAGATTCCGCCGATGGTACGAGGCCGAGACGCGCCGCCTACTGGCCGAGGCTGACCAGACCGCGCGCGCCTATAGCGCGGCAATTGAGGCGGGCTGCATCGCCGCACCGCCGCGCGCCACGCTTGAGCAGATCGCGGAGGGCCACCCCGATCTTGCATCGACCCATGCGGCCCGCCGCGTCATCGAAAAGCGGCGCGCGCGCCGCAATGCAGAGAGGATGGATCATGACGCCAATGCGCAATCTTGACCGAGACACCCGCCGCGCGCGCCTGCTAGCGGCACGAACCCGCCCAGTGGGCGGGATCAATCGCAAAGGCAGCCGAGGCGATGCGATATTGGCCTGAGACGGCGACCGCCGTTACCGTTCGCCGCGTCGGCAAGGACGATTGCGAAGTGGCCGCCCCCTTCGGGCTAGGCGACTTGCTCACCCTTGTTTTGCGACCGACGCCGCATTTCGTTTGCGAGAAGCGCCACGTCTGCGAGGACCGGGTGCGATCAAAGCAAAGGACGTGCTCGTGGGCGCTCTTGCGGAAAGAGGCTGATTAGAGGCGGCTGCGCCGCCACGCCAATTTGTAGGTAAGGGGCCTGTTCCGGCCCCCTGGCGCAAGGGCCTGGCCGTCTCCGCCGCTACGCGGCTCCGCTTGGTGATCGCGGGGGTTTCCCCGTCCTTCCTCCGCTGCGCTCCGTGCAGGCCGGGTGATCCCCCTCCCCCGCGATCAGCCCATATTTGCGCCATTACCCGGCCCAGTTCGCCACTTGGCAGAAGTCGATGGGGCCATCGCCTTCGGCTCCATTTTAAGAAGGGAAACAGCACAATGGCTAAGACTTCCAAGCCCACCATCTTGCATCTGACTGTCGATCAGCTTCACCGCAGCGAGCAGAATGTTCGCAAGAAGCCATCCAGCGCCGCAAGCGATGCCGAAATCTCCGCTTCCTTGCTGTCGGTTGGCCTTATTCAACCCATGGTCGTGATCCCGCGCGAGGCGGGCGGTTATGAGGTGATCGCCGGGGATCGCCGCCGCCGCCTTCTCACGGCGTTGGCCGAAGCCGACCCGAGCCGGAAGGCAATGACTTTCCCATGCATGAAGGTCGATGACTTGAGCAAGGTCACGGAAATCAGCATGGCCGAGAACCGCGCGCGCGAGGCGATGGCCCTGCCCGATGTGTATATGGGTTTCGCCGCCATTCGGGCCGAGCGTCCCGAGGCGACCCTAGAAGAGCTGGGTGCGATGTTCGGCTACGATGTGGCCCGCACCTCGCGCATCATGCGGATTGCGAACCTTCATCCCGAGATCATGGACCTCTATAGCGCGGGCGAGATCGATGACGCCCAGGCACAGGCATACGCGGCGACGGAGGATCGTTCGCTACAGATCGCGGTCTATCGCCAGTTGGAGAAGGAGGCGACCCGCCCGCACGAGAAAAATGCGAGCGCCATTCGCAAGGCGATGAACTCCGGCAATCACGAACTGACCAAGCTAATGTGCTATGTCAGCGTCGATGCCTACCGCGCTGCTGGCGGCGAGTTTGAGGCCGACTTGTTCGCACAGGACGGCGCGGGGATCGTCCAGAATCCCGACATTCTGCACCAGCTAGTCGAGCAGCGTATAGCCGAGGATAAGGATCGGTTCGAACATAATATCTCGCGCAATGGCCGGAAGCTTGGCGAGAAGTGGGGCCGTGCCGACCTTGAATTCTCGTGGGTGATGACGCCTCCGCAGATCAAGCAATATGGCTATCTCTCGACGGACCATGAGCTTCGTATCCGCAACCCGAAGCGGGGCGACCTCCCCAAAGACCTCGCGGAAATCTATGCGTCGATGGAAACGCGCCTTGCCGCGATGATCGGGGAGGATGACGAACCGCTTCCCGATCTGGAAGAGGCTTACGAGAAGCTGGCGACCGAGATCGGGGACATGGACGCGCAGCGCACCATCATCCTGCCCAAGAAGGGCGCAGTCGTCGCCGTCGCATCGATCGAGAATGATGGCAGCTTCGACGTAGAGCTTTGGTTTGCGGATCGGGCGGCGAAGGGCGCGGAACTGCCCAAGGGGGCGACCGAGCAGCGTGGACCCAAGCCAGCGCCGACACCGGCAGAGGCCGAGCGCGCGC
It includes:
- a CDS encoding single-stranded DNA-binding protein, encoding MPRNIAEFRIIGQVGGVDEKEKVTFVNIASNYNRQVDGEWQEEVHWNRVTCFGKCAEYAQNSAKGDMVHVTGRVKQTSYDRDGQTIYNTDLVADSYSILVRKDAG
- a CDS encoding ArdC family protein, whose amino-acid sequence is MPRNTSKTRKTTAARVDVYEEVTNQIVALLEAGTRPWSPRWASGAASLPLRHEGTAYRGINILLLWSAAMAHGYTNPHWMTYRQAHELGGQVRKGEKGNLVVHAGTFTPKDGETGEPITDSEGEETSRAYLKRYVVFNVEQIDGLDMSKFPAPLVEIKNRDERDPELDAAFARYPVPYREGGNSAYYHPVADSIAMPAFGDFVSGNAFYATLAHEAIHSTGHTSRLNRETLYEYGKSREIRAAEELIAEIGAAMLCAQLGMEPTEREDHAAYLASWLTALRNDKRAIFRAATAAQTGSELILFHMAVPAMSRAA
- a CDS encoding nucleotidyltransferase family protein translates to MRYWPETATAVTVRRVGKDDCEVAAPFGLGDLLTLVLRPTPHFVCEKRHVCEDRVRSKQRTCSWALLRKEAD
- a CDS encoding ParB/RepB/Spo0J family partition protein, whose translation is MAKTSKPTILHLTVDQLHRSEQNVRKKPSSAASDAEISASLLSVGLIQPMVVIPREAGGYEVIAGDRRRRLLTALAEADPSRKAMTFPCMKVDDLSKVTEISMAENRAREAMALPDVYMGFAAIRAERPEATLEELGAMFGYDVARTSRIMRIANLHPEIMDLYSAGEIDDAQAQAYAATEDRSLQIAVYRQLEKEATRPHEKNASAIRKAMNSGNHELTKLMCYVSVDAYRAAGGEFEADLFAQDGAGIVQNPDILHQLVEQRIAEDKDRFEHNISRNGRKLGEKWGRADLEFSWVMTPPQIKQYGYLSTDHELRIRNPKRGDLPKDLAEIYASMETRLAAMIGEDDEPLPDLEEAYEKLATEIGDMDAQRTIILPKKGAVVAVASIENDGSFDVELWFADRAAKGAELPKGATEQRGPKPAPTPAEAERARFGLSKDNMQVMMLIRRDMIRAELMQSASAGSSLALNFMLFTQARTILTPTKGYGNTVYFHGEPQGINDLPHDEDGTTKIHDLVGSRPERAAWCTDKEALALGVWVTARDPIEGFALFRQLSDTEKNKVAAMIAGHMLLATTSAYSEGRTPRMVRELANCIEAEAGFGRWRDTVELDEAFFNTFSNKARLGLLDTWGLADHAKGMKGNETAAFCARITNCDEQDAKLLGLHPDDVAEAVNWLPDFMESGTVEPLPAKEEPEADEDDELGDEDQDDDHDQIDEAA